One Gadus chalcogrammus isolate NIFS_2021 chromosome 4, NIFS_Gcha_1.0, whole genome shotgun sequence DNA segment encodes these proteins:
- the cradd gene encoding death domain-containing protein CRADD isoform X2: MDQAHREVLRKQRLYLSNQILVSDTIVQFLYQENILTASHVEEIESQNTSKRKTLSLLDVLPTRGPRAFDLFMESLLQDFSWVRDSLLQQLEAQPAATGPGSEVQLTLSVSKTPRLISFRNMKNINPATLTSSINSFHLTDIHNLLGVGISWHLTIRFQL, translated from the exons ATGGACCAGGCCCACAGGGAGGTGCTACGAAAACAGCGACTGTACCTCTCAAACCAGATACTAGTCAGCGACACGATCGTTCAGTTTCTCTACCAGGAGAATATTTTGACGGCGAGTCACGTTGAAGAGATCGAGTCCCAGAATACCAGCAAGAGGAAAACCCTGAGTCTCCTCGATGTCCTGCCGACTCGGGGACCCCGGGCGTTCGACCTGTTCATGGAGTCGCTGCTCCAGGACTTCTCCTGGGTCAGAGACAGTCTGCTGCAGCAGCTAGAGGCGCAGCCTGCAGCCACCGGACCGGGCTCTGAGG TGCAActcactctctccgtctctaaaACACCACGCCTCATTTCATTCCGGAATATGAAGAACATCAACCCTGCCACTCTCACTTCAAGTATCAACTCCTTCCACCTCACTGACATCCACAATctattaggggtgggaatctcttggcacctcacgattcggttccaattatga